In the Malus domestica chromosome 16, GDT2T_hap1 genome, one interval contains:
- the LOC103424174 gene encoding transcription factor MYB24-like: MYLGMMAGGHHRGWGMIEDEAWRKGPWTAEEDGLLIEHVRLHGEGRWNSLARLAGLKRNGKSCRLRWVNYLRPELKRGHITPHEESIILDLHARWGNRWSTIARSLPGRTDNEIKNYWRTHFKKRVKAPSDASEGAKTRLLRRQKSHNQQQQQQNLQVDQEVKRIMSLLDENETKLPLYWPHAADHHQEQGFFYSMLDGNIVNVSLPEAASSNEDNFLWDGLWNLNDVHANFINTTRQS, translated from the exons ATGTATTTGGGGATGATGGCAGGAGGACATCATAGGGGTTGGGGAATGATAGAAGATGAGGCATGGAGAAAGGGACCTTGGACTGCTGAGGAAGATGGATTGCTCATTGAGCATGTGAGGCTTCATGGTGAAGGCAGATGGAACTCTCTGGCTAGGCTTGCAG GGCTGAAAAGGAATGGAAAGAGCTGCAGATTGAGGTGGGTGAACTATTTGAGGCCAGAACTTAAGAGGGGGCACATAACTCCTCATGAAGAAAGCATCATTCTAGATCTACATGCTAGATGGGGAAACAG GTGGTCGACAATTGCACGAAGTTTGCCTGGAAGGACTGACAATGAGATCAAGAACTACTGGAGGACTCATTTCAAGAAAAGGGTAAAAGCGCCTTCTGATGCCTCCGAAGGGGCCAAAACCCGCCTCTTAAGGAGACAAAAATCCCATAAtcagcagcaacaacaacaaaatttgcAAGTGGATCAAGAAGTGAAAAGAATCATGTCCTTATTGGACGAAAATGAGACTAAACTGCCGTTATATTGGCCTCACGCAGCTGATCATCATCAGGAGCAAGGCTTCTTCTATTCCATGCTCGATGGCAATATTGTCAATGTGTCTTTGCCTGAAGCTGCCTCCAGCAATGAGGACAATTTTCTGTGGGATGGTTTGTGGAACTTAAATGATGTACATGCAAACTTTATTAACACCACCAGGCAAAGCTAG